One genomic window of Quercus robur chromosome 6, dhQueRobu3.1, whole genome shotgun sequence includes the following:
- the LOC126689013 gene encoding G-type lectin S-receptor-like serine/threonine-protein kinase CES101 isoform X1 has protein sequence MRADDDTANLSPSDCREYCWNDCDCLGYVDDSSGPGCYIWKGKLQFVQDNSGSSSRQYVIFTEPKKRKKWIAPVIATAILVLIFSAFYCLWRIYRLRGDVKRREEKHLLELTTPDRLLDANELENDRNTGNNIKVFSFASIAAATNNFAPGSKLGEGGFGPVYKGISLEGREIAIKRLSRNSGQGLVEFKNELILIAKLQHTNLVKLLGCCFQGEEKMLIYEYMPNKSLDSFLFVNGIFSEKSDVFGFGVLMLEIVSGRKNNNFYHVNGPLNLVGYAWELWQRDAGQDLMDPTLKDSCPMHQLLRFICVALSCLEDSAADRPTILEVISMLKNEIVPLPILKKPAFFTGSNVINEDLLGKGSENYTLNGLSISRMDAR, from the exons ATGCGGGCTGATGACGACACTGCAAATCTTAGTCCTAGCGATTGCAGAGAATATTGCTGGAATGACTGTGATTGTTTGGGCTATGTTGATGATTCCTCTGGACCTGGATGCTATATTTGGAAAGGAAAATTGCAGTTTGTACAAGATAACAGTGGGAGCTCATCTCGTCAATATGTTATATTTACAGAGCCAAAAA aaagaaagaaatggatTGCACCAGTTATCGCAACTGCTATACTTGTGCTTATCTTCAGCGCCTTCTACTGTTTATGGAGGATATATCGACTGCGAG GTGATGTTAAAAGAAGGGAGGAAAAACACCTACTTGAACTCACAACACCGGATAGATTATTAGATGCAAATGAGCTtgaaaatgaccgaaatacagGAAATAACATAAAAGTGTTCAGCTTTGCAAGTATCGCAGCAGCTACAAATAACTTTGCACCTGGAAGTAAGCTTGGAGAAGGTGGTTTTGGACCAGTATATAAG GGAATATCACTTGAGGGGCGAGAAATAGCAATAAAACGATTATCAAGAAATTCAGGACAAGGATTAGTGGAGTTCAAAAATGAGCTTATACTTATAGCTAAACTCCAACACACGAATCTTGTCAAACTCCTAGGGTGCTGCTTTCAAGGAGAGGAGAAGATGTTGATCTATGAGTACATGCCCAACAAAAGTTTGGATTCCTTTCTCTTTG TGAATGGCATTTTCTCTGAAAAATCTGATGTCTTCGGCTTTGGTGTTCTAATGCTTGAAATTGTGAGTGGAAGGAAGAACAACAACTTCTATCATGTCAACGGCCCACTAAACCTTGTAGGATAT GCATGGGAGTTGTGGCAAAGAGATGCTGGGCAAGACCTAATGGATCCAACTTTAAAAGATTCATGTCCTATGCATCAATTGCTGAGATTCATTTGTGTGGCTCTCTCATGTTTAGAAGATAGTGCGGCAGACAGACCTACAATTCTAGAAGTTATTTCTATGcttaaaaatgaaattgtgCCACTTCCTATTCTAAAAAAACCAGCATTTTTC
- the LOC126689013 gene encoding G-type lectin S-receptor-like serine/threonine-protein kinase B120 isoform X2: MRADDDTANLSPSDCREYCWNDCDCLGYVDDSSGPGCYIWKGKLQFVQDNSGSSSRQYVIFTEPKKRKKWIAPVIATAILVLIFSAFYCLWRIYRLRGDVKRREEKHLLELTTPDRLLDANELENDRNTGNNIKVFSFASIAAATNNFAPGSKLGEGGFGPVYKGISLEGREIAIKRLSRNSGQGLVEFKNELILIAKLQHTNLVKLLGCCFQGEEKMLIYEYMPNKSLDSFLFDPTKNAQLDWKNRVNIIEGIAQGLLYLHRFSRLKVIHRDLKASNILLDENMCAKISDFGMARIFKRNGKEANTNRIVGT; this comes from the exons ATGCGGGCTGATGACGACACTGCAAATCTTAGTCCTAGCGATTGCAGAGAATATTGCTGGAATGACTGTGATTGTTTGGGCTATGTTGATGATTCCTCTGGACCTGGATGCTATATTTGGAAAGGAAAATTGCAGTTTGTACAAGATAACAGTGGGAGCTCATCTCGTCAATATGTTATATTTACAGAGCCAAAAA aaagaaagaaatggatTGCACCAGTTATCGCAACTGCTATACTTGTGCTTATCTTCAGCGCCTTCTACTGTTTATGGAGGATATATCGACTGCGAG GTGATGTTAAAAGAAGGGAGGAAAAACACCTACTTGAACTCACAACACCGGATAGATTATTAGATGCAAATGAGCTtgaaaatgaccgaaatacagGAAATAACATAAAAGTGTTCAGCTTTGCAAGTATCGCAGCAGCTACAAATAACTTTGCACCTGGAAGTAAGCTTGGAGAAGGTGGTTTTGGACCAGTATATAAG GGAATATCACTTGAGGGGCGAGAAATAGCAATAAAACGATTATCAAGAAATTCAGGACAAGGATTAGTGGAGTTCAAAAATGAGCTTATACTTATAGCTAAACTCCAACACACGAATCTTGTCAAACTCCTAGGGTGCTGCTTTCAAGGAGAGGAGAAGATGTTGATCTATGAGTACATGCCCAACAAAAGTTTGGATTCCTTTCTCTTTG ATCCAACTAAAAATGCTCAATTGGATTGGAAAAACCGAGTCAACATCATTGAAGGGATTGCCCAAGGATTACTTTACCTTCATAGATTCTCAAGGTTAAAAGTAATACATAGAGATTTGAAAGCTAGTAACATTTTGCTAGACGAAAACATGTGTGCAAAAATATCTGATTTTGGTATGGCAAGAATTTTCAAGCGTAATGGAAAGGAAGCAAATACTAATAGAATAGTCGGGACATAG